The Zerene cesonia ecotype Mississippi chromosome 14, Zerene_cesonia_1.1, whole genome shotgun sequence genome window below encodes:
- the LOC119831990 gene encoding DET1- and DDB1-associated protein 1 — MSVMEFLKDLPSYDEHNFTLFNTDHGIRNCSKRPSIYLPTKDIPSEQIIVTEKTNILLRYLHQQWEKKNNNTSPKKRDQSNIEQNGDERNPRKRPRLNSPLN, encoded by the exons ATG TCGGTGATGGAATTCTTAAAAGACCTACCGTCCTACGACGAGCATAACTTTACGTTATTCAATACGGACCACGGTATTAGAAACTGTTCTAAGAGGCCTTcaatatacctacctacaaaAGATATACCTTCTGAACAAA TAATTGTAacagaaaaaacaaacatattattaagatatctCCACCAGCAATGGGAGAAAaag aacAACAACACATCTCCAAAGAAAAGGGATCAAAGTAACATTGAACAAAATGGTGATGAAAGGAATCCACGCAAAAGACCACGGCTAAATTCTCCGCTAAACTGA
- the LOC119831898 gene encoding uncharacterized protein LOC119831898: protein MFSLVHSNFNRTYNPSGRQNALCDIKRLLTSRDSAAQAKACGYLIEVISKYDKISNERSRLIEYLLENDITVFLCEVTTNLDFNLLRFVLQCLRLIWTEQQFFSEEHAPHAMAAVLRALAHFSAINPNASDACLHFLCDLFSGIAKHKTTSPLSHQSAYNTEQLLASFNILSTRVNMSANSKSVLCSALVIQELISYQPDDLVVQSSVAKDLVDIIKKWLELLTSALNHQALLGAGDVGEFLIVTCQIALNALGLYLFEFGYQDNINNIATEEYSTFLKLLLSFYYEADSAALSDFSDVLLSKGYLAALPKVQIERNDAVVRKLSTLILGEILKVLTEKYLFINLVGSNDLCAKDIELGLVELQNGIEKPQSIGVQLQKNQPYGLLIYIYFYSQSSENPEESTAPLLPYLVEYVLRLPNSFVPPSYIIKALWLVFAMSTISNGTVDSLNERVYLEKATDRLVGFLQPDPAIYYTHHPAILFWAFTSLRIPNYIRMIVLSQWLKSETNLPEGLVKEPLVWELLLDVLTKIRDNDIISNCVKSLNSCLEEGDGDLKEEFGVLIWSMLPGVLSKALIDCEQEIDTNICYFLDLATNLLPSELDQAVCLKISVLLTTIYSKNIPENSSELEIKFHYDYVCLKLCLLLLQFASDQKDSKVLLTYTNKPGFLSKVLTNINSSDENVACTALRLLSYIVHYFHKNNYQAKSHLQVKTDILVRSLRQDSSSDRGSSLLQLVYTVLSSGVNTPLVLTYSIEETPSQNQQCNALRALMFRIQVILCYRDSEHRSSAGWKTLSSVFKHAIVYKNDPKLVGLLTCQPWIYTLIRFQLAQDVSIDFLTFLKNWLILLKIAIKKHRQERKILISKYSLITRTMVLVKKSLCEDDNKETKDIVLNTVGEILEECTSRK, encoded by the exons atgTTTAGCTTAgttcattcaaattttaacCGCACTTACAATCCAAGTGGTAGGCAAAATGCTTTGTGTgatataaaaagattattgACGTCACGAGATTCCGCCGCACAAGCAAAAGCCTGCGGGTATTTGATTGAAGTCATTAGCAAATATGACAAAATCTCAAATGAAAGATCTCGTTTGATAGAATATTTGCTTGAAAACGACATTACGGTTTTCTTATGTGAAGTTACAACAAACTtggattttaatttgttaag ATTCGTGTTGCAATGTTTGAGGCTAATATGGACAGagcaacaatttttttcagaaGAACACGCGCCACATGCCATGGCGGCAGTTTTACGTGCATTAGCACATTTTAGTGCTATTAATCCTAACGCCTCAGATGCTTGTTTGCATTTCctatgtgatttatttagcgg GATAGCAAAACACAAAACCACCTCCCCACTTTCTCACCAAAGCGCTTATAACACAGAACAGCTTTTAGCTTCCTTTAACATTCTATCAACCCGTGTTAATATGAGCGCGAATTCTAAAAGTGTTTTGTGCAGCGCTTTAGTGATACAAGAGTTAATTTCTTACCAACCAGATGATTTAGTGGTACAGAGTAGTGTAGCGAAAGATCTCGtagatattattaagaaatggTTAGAACTATTGACGTCGGCTTTGAATCATCAGGCATTACTAGGAGCTGGCGACGTAGGAGAGTTTTTGATAGTTACATGTCAAATAGCTTTGAATGCTTTGGG TTTGTATCTTTTCGAATTTGGTTACCaggataacataaataatatagcgACAGAAGAATATAGtactttcttaaaattattgttaagtttCTATTACGAGGCGGACTCGGCAGCGCTCTCAGATTTCAGTGACGTATTGCTATCTAAAGGGTACTTGGCTGCATTGCCTAAAGTTCAAATAGAGCG TAACGATGCAGTAGTGCGTAAGCTGAGTACACTAATACTTGGGGAGATTCTAAAAGTTCTCACTGAAAAGTACctgtttattaatttggttGGTTCAAACGATCTGTGCGCTAAAGATATTGAA ttgGGTCTTGTGGAACTTCAAAACGGAATAGAAAAGCCGCAAAGTATTGGCGTTCAATTGCAAAAGAATCAACCCTACGGTTTACTAatttacatctatttttaCAGCCAGTCTTCAGAGAA TCCAGAAGAATCTACGGCACCTTTGTTGCCTTACTTAGTGGAATATGTTTTGCGTCTACCGAATTCTTTTGTACCACCctcgtatattataaaagcactTTGGCTTGTATTTGct ATGTCCACAATTTCAAATGGCACAGTAGATTCCTTGAACGAAAGAGTTTATTTGGAAAAGGCCACAGACCGTCTCGTGGGTTTCCTACAACCAGACCCGGCCATATACTATACTCATCATCCAGCTATTTTATTCTGGGCATTTACTTCTTTGCGAATAccaaattatataagaatgaTTGTC CTTTCACAGTGGTTAAAATCAGAGACGAATCTACCAGAAGGCCTGGTAAAGGAACCATTGGTTTGGGAACTTCTCTTAGATGTTCTTACCAAAATAAGAGATAACGATATAATATCAAACTGTGTGAAATCTCTTAACTCATGTTTGGAAGAAGGGGATGGTGATTTGAAGGAAGAATTTGGGGTTCTGATTTGGTCCATGTTGCCGGGAGTGTTGTCTAAGGCTTTGATAGACTGCGAACAAGAAATAG ACACAAACATTTGCTATTTCCTCGACTTAGCGACTAATCTCTTGCCGTCGGAATTAGATCAAGCGGTGTGTTTGAAAATATCTGTTCTGTTAACTACGATCTATTCAAAGAACATTCCAGAAAATTCTAGTGaattggaaataaaatttcactatGACTACGTGTGTTTAAAACTATGTCTCTTACTGTTACAATTTGCAAGTGACCAAAAGGATTCTAAAG ttttattaacatacacGAATAAACCGGGTTTCTTGTCAaaagttttaacaaatattaacagTTCAGATGAGAACGTAGCCTGTACCGCACTGCGACTGCTCTCGTATATTGTGCATTActtccataaaaataattatcaa GCAAAATCCCATTTGCAAGTGAAAACTGATATATTAGTAAGGTCACTCAGACAAGATAGCTCTAGTGATAGGGGTAGTTCCTTATTACAACTTGTCTATACCGTGTTGAGCTCTGGAGTGAATACACCGCTGGTTTTGACTTATTCTATTGAGGAAACGCCTTCACAAAACCAGCAATGTAATGCGTTGAGAGCCTTGATGTTTAGGATACAAGTTATACTTTGTTATAGG gaCTCTGAACATCGGTCCTCAGCTGGGTGGAAAACTTTAAGCTCAGTTTTTAAACACGCCATAGTATACAAAAACGATCCCAAATTAGTAGGTCTTCTGACTTGCCAGCCCTGGATATACACCCTTATTCGGTTCCAATTAGCGCAAGATGTGTCTATAGATTTTCTAACATTCCTTAAAAATTGGCTAATTCTACTCAAAATTGCTATAAAGAAGCATAGACAAGAACGAAAGATACTTATATCCAAGTACAGTTTGATCACTCGAACTATGGTGTTAGTCAAGAAATCTTTGTGTGAAGACGATAATAAGGAAACCAaagatatagttttaaataccgTTGGAGAGATTTTAGAGGAATGTACCAGTAGAAAATGA
- the LOC119831835 gene encoding uncharacterized protein LOC119831835: protein MHVCSSRRKMSELRLLVSLLLVQCFVLCTDCIKHHRRSMGQHSNLPVSKSGWRPVVGSEGLLYGSFGTAPLHAPYRVPVPIHDYYSSTGRPVATRDVAKLTSIAQSYRPTTIRTVPVSQVNPTGNQPINSYLNPYALPNNGFTQYKFLQNYPADSVLVRNPQHQFLSRPVYQQQFPTKQKQQQQKYHNNILQSLTSIQPIHFGHYSTPTPVNILGNPIQIYARPDTKRPQASATEIYKQELYKLPNNAASSQSANQQANQQVKTAQQQAVAATNIQSANPYVQYSLQDLAQIQQLPHSLLSSFGSFGIQSVKNRDPGYSTTKPTYQQPQPTKQTLFQSLNFQNGLKSTPAVFATSTPNTQAVQNQFSFGTTFNDLANVPTPRTKPAHPTKIDPNAGKKTGGFKPSPQDPFIKTHQQGEQNRITTYNPQISHVTAAPNQYYDYNFELQKTQQQNYNQDNLNYNGNNQQLYDNVGLNQQVSQQYINAPSASNADSTLNGVSYQPTYEVTDKEADDVTHASTGGWLQDPYETNEKLTEDSTLKSDYSNALFATPTTTLNASPEEYAIVTEADVGFENGFNYNSQIESQSRRPLGDDFEPIGQQKLKDYYYKVSTPSTRRTKKPAKIVQEVTTQAAVSNEVPVEALPTLPPDQHFKRPSAPETTEKERTRKRNKIRRRRPIGNRHKDESYTPKSTTTTSDAPQTTEEVHTIRPRIRPLKSRTESPLTTLSVTTELTTSALPTISPTSPTVTAMKKKVNHQRFLTTNAARQETTTPVTNEEGKESPIMKIATRPQNTKNSYDYRNSEVPDYSHKQDEKDTPTSDISVSLTDTYKNSADILKDFSFHRDVRPVEIKEVTTESIRESAEIETTTVKTETSKNIGKIQRPKLKNKYDRPKFSVKDYRNRLSSTTSSTEKPTENTPRTRPHRKNPYSDINADVETTTERKRFTPKEPRHKLNRTDNNEQEIHSRTYNRQRQTTPDTTESTTQKISARIRNGQRRPKPTEETIETSSTTVGKRPLRKKIKDSETGESVQDVSISEAAFNSEHKNDFTSERTRSESAIMKIADKKHQDHIERLFEHSKRVSDLTLAASKDYNTPGMFKTVSSNSRRIPNYFTIATDDPILPIEAFFPQLNQKKESQLS, encoded by the exons ATGCATGTGTGTAGTAGCCGTAGAAAAATGAGCG AGTTGCGGCTATTGGTGTCGCTCTTGCTGGTGCAATGCTTCGTATTGTGTACAGACTGCATCAAACACCACCGCCGGTCCATGGGGCAACATTCG AATTTACCAGTGTCGAAAAGCGGGTGGAGGCCTGTGGTAGGATCCGAAGGCCTCCTTTATGGTTCCTTTGGCACCGCCCCTCTACACGCTCCATATAGAGTGCCTGTGCCAATTCACGACTACTATTCTTCTACTGGTCGTCCAGTAGCCACCAGAGATGTCGCTAAACTGACATCCATTGCCCAATCCTACCGTCCAACAACCATACGGACCGTACCAGTTTCACAAGTAAACCCAACCGGCAATCAACCCATAAACTCTTATCTCAATCCTTATGCCTTACCCAACAATGGATTCACGCAATACAAGTTCCTGCAAAACTATCCAGCTGACAGCGTATTAGTCAGGAACCCTCAACATCAGTTTCTTTCCCGTCCCGTGTATCAACAACAGTTCCCCACAAAGCAGAAACAACAGCAACAGAAATACcacaacaatattttacaatcgCTGACCAGCATTCAGCCAATCCACTTTGGCCATTATTCCACACCGACGCCGGTGAATATCCTTGGGAATCCCATACAAATATACGCGAGACCAGATACAAAGCGACCCCAAGCGAGCGCTACGGAAATTTACAAACAAGAACTTTACAAACTCCCAAACAATGCTGCATCGTCTCAATCAGCGAATCAGCAAGCGAACCAACAAGTAAAAACAGCTCAACAGCAGGCGGTCGCAGCTACTAATATCCAGTCGGCCAATCCTTACGTTCAATATTCTTTACAAGATTTGGCTCAAATACAACAACTGCCTCATAGTCTTTTAA gtTCATTTGGATCTTTCGGCATTCaatctgttaaaaatagaGATCCAGGATATTCCACAACGAAGCCTACGTATCAGCAACCACAACCAACCAAGCAGACACTGTTCCAGTCATTAAATTTCCAAAATGGTTTAAAATCTACACCGGCTGTGTTTGCAACATCTACTCCGAACACACAGGCTGtacaaaatcaatttagtTTCGGTACGACATTCAACGATCTAGCCAATGTACCAACACCGCGCACTAAGCCAGCACATCCAACTAAAATAGATCCAAACGCAGGTAAGAAAACGGGTGGATTTAAGCCTAGTCCTCAAGATCCGTTTATAAAAACTCACCAACAAGGAGAACAAAACAGAATAACTACGTATAACCCTCAAATTTCACATGTCACAGCAGCGCCCAATCAATACTACGATTATAATTTCGaattacaaaaaacacaacaacaaaattacaatCAGGACAATCTAAACTATAATGGGAATAATCAACAATTATATGACAATGTAGGTCTAAATCAACAAGTATCTCAGCAGTACATAAATGCACCCAGTGCTTCAAACGCAGACAGTACTCTCAATGGTGTGTCATATCAACCCACTTATGAAGTTACTGATAAAGAGGCTGATGATGTTACACACGCGTCTACAGGTGGCTGGTTACAAGATCCATATGAAACAAATGAGAAATTAACCGAGGATAGTACATTAAAATCAGACTATTCAAATGCCTTATTTGCTACTCCAACTACTACGCTTAATGCATCACCCGAAGAATATGCTATTGTAACTGAAGCAGATGTAGGATTTGAAAatggatttaattataatagccAAATAGAAAGTCAAAGTAGGCGACCCTTGGGTGATGATTTTGAACCTATTGGACAGCAGAAACTCAAAGATTACTATTACAAAGTATCGACACCATCAACCAGACGTACTAAGAAACCTGCTAAAATTGTACAAGAAGTTACTACACAAGCAGCTGTGTCAAATGAGGTACCAGTAGAGGCACTTCCGACACTGCCACCTGATCAACATTTCAAACGACCCAGTGCGCCTGAAACAACCGAAAAGGAAAGAACTCGTAAAAGAAACAAGATAAGGCGACGCCGTCCAATAGGTAATAGACATAAAGATGAATCATACACGCCAAAATCGACAACAACTACATCTGATGCCCCTCAAACAACAGAAGAAGTTCACACAATAAGGCCAAGGATAAGGCCATTAAAATCAAGAACAGAATCACCACTTACAACACTAAGCGTTACTACTGAATTAACTACAAGTGCCCTTCCAACAATATCTCCTACGTCACCAACAGTTACagctatgaaaaaaaaagtaaaccaCCAAAGGTTTCTCACTACTAATGCGGCAAGACAAGAAACCACAACTCCAGTAACAAATGAGGAAGGTAAAGAATCACCCATTATGAAAATAGCGACACGCCCCCAAAATACGAAGAATTCTTACGATTATAGAAATAGTGAAGTTCCAGATTATAGCCATAAACAAGATGAAAAGGATACACCTACTAGTGATATATCAGTCAGTTTAACagacacatataaaaattcagcTGATATTCTCAAAGATTTCTCATTTCACAGAGATGTCAGACCCGTTGAAATCAAAGAAGTAACTACAGAATCCATTCGCGAAAGTGCTGAAATAGAAACAACAACGGTCAAGACAGAGACCTCTAAAAATATAGGCAAAATACAGCGACCcaaattaaagaataaatatgataGGCCGAAATTTAGCGTTAAAGATTATAGAAATAGATTAAGTTCAACAACGAGTAGCACTGAAAAACCCACAGAAAATACGCCAAGAACTAGACCACATAGAAAGAATCCCTATTCAGACATTAATGCTGATGTCGAAACGACGACAGAAAGAAAGCGATTTACACCAAAAGAACCAAGACACAAACTAAACAGAACTGACAACAATGAGCAAGAAATACACTCGCGTACTTATAACAGACAAAGGCAGACAACGCCAGATACTACGGAAAGtacaacacaaaaaatctCTGCAAGAATTCGCAACGGTCAGCGAAGACCCAAGCCCACAGAAGAAACTATAGAAACTTCCAGCACAACAGTCGGCAAGAGGCCTTTGAGGAAAAAAATCAAAGACTCTGAAACCGGAGAATCCGTTCAAGACGTATCTATCAGTGAAGCAGCATTTAACTCTGAACACAAAAACGATTTCACATCAGAGAGAACGAGGTCTGAGAGTGCTATAATGAAAATAGCAGATAAAAAACATCAGGACCATATAGAGCGTCTATTCGAACATTCTAAACGGGTTTCAGATTTGACCCTCGCTGCGAGTAAAGACTACAACACGCCGGGTATGTTCAAAACAGTTTCATCGAACAGCAGGCGAATACCGAACTATTTTACGATAGCTACAGACGATCCCATACTGCCAATAGAAGCATTCTTTCCGCAGCTTAACCAGAAGAAGGAATCCCAACTCTCATAG
- the LOC119831836 gene encoding activating signal cointegrator 1 isoform X2, which translates to MRKLEGYVLSIENQADLNEYMKTLIDFDNSQHKTFFDELCKRKFPTKASSLPRQPKKKISKNKPQIETKEVKPSETISNEETKNKKRTKFVNLYSQEGKNAQVVLIKGRLHCDCQASKHELINNCLQCGRIVCKQEGSGPCLFCGHLVCTPQEQKEINAKTKSSAKLMESLMERNRPKGWEAAVSHRNRLLEYDRTSERRTKVTDDDSDYFNANSVWLSASEKEKLQKYQQSLHDKKHASRLNKKMTFDFGGRQVVEDNTIDYDVDEDHIRSITSGNPNANSQLLRSDLLANMSSDRDVAPGVNANLLQFDESITGNYGASRPNWSVHSRIQDAELQEMVDTGKCLSMHQPWASLLVEGIKLHEGRTWYTSHRGRLWIAATVKPADPGLVRDLENRYRVLYPEKQFKFPSFYPTGCLLGCVNVDDCLPQEEYEKIYPDGEGDSPYMFICSNPISLRLRFPVKGQHKIYTLDKTIHQAALKCIQKMSKIEAEQAHAA; encoded by the exons atGAGAAAATTGGAAGG aTATGTGCTCTCCATAGAAAATCAAGCTGATCTAAATGAATACATGAAAActttaatagattttgataACTCACagcataaaacattttttgatgAGCTTTGTAAGAGAAAGTTTCCCACAAAAG CGTCTTCCCTACCACGTCAACCCAAAAAGAAGATTTCGAAAAATAAGCCACAAATAGAGACTAAAGAAGTGAAACCCTCTGAAACAATAAGCAATgaggaaacaaaaaataaaaagaggaCAAAATTTGTCAACCTTTATTCGCAGGAAGGGAAGAATGCCCaagttgttttaataaaag GCAGACTTCACTGCGACTGTCAGGCTTCCAAACATgagcttataaataattgcttaCAATGTGGACGCATTGTTTGCAAGCAGGAAGGTTCTGGTCCCTGCCTATTCTGTGGACATTTG GTATGCACTCCCCAAGAGCAAAAAGAAATCAATGCTAAGACCAAATCAAGTGCCAAGTTAATGGAGTCACTGATGGAACGCAATAGGCCCAAGGGCTGGGAAGCTgctgtatcccataggaatagaCTTTTGGAGTATGATAGAACaag CGAACGCCGCACCAAAGTGACGGACGATGACAGCGACTATTTCAACGCTAACAGCGTATGGTTGAGCGCTAGTGAGAAAGAGAAACTGCAGAAGTATCAACAGTCACTTCACGATAAAAAACATGCGTCGAGGCTTAATAAGAAGATGACCTTTGACTTCGGTG GTCGTCAAGTGGTAGAAGATAACACAATAGATTACGACGTGGATGAAGATCACATACGCAGTATAACCAGTGGGAACCCCAATGCCAATAGCCAATTGTTGAGGAGCGACTTGTTGGCTAACATGTCCTCTGATAGGGACGTCGCGCCGGGGGTCAATGCTAACTTGTTACAG TTCGATGAATCAATAACCGGCAATTACGGGGCAAGCAGACCGAACTGGTCCGTTCATTCCCGCATCCAAGATGCGGAGTTACAGGAGATGGTGGACACGGGCAAGTGCCTGTCCATGCACCAACCCTGGGCGTCTCTGCTTGTGGAGGGGATCAAGct GCACGAGGGTCGCACGTGGTATACGAGCCATCGCGGCAGGTTGTGGATAGCGGCTACGGTTAAACCGGCCGACCCTGGCCTTGTCCGGGACTTGGAGAATAGATACAGGGTGCTCTATCCGG AGAAGCAATTCAAGTTTCCATCTTTCTATCCCACTGGATGTTTGCTGGGGTGCGTCAATGTTGATGACTGTCTGCCGCAAGAAGAGTATGAGAAAAT ctATCCGGACGGCGAAGGCGACAGTCcctatatgtttatttgcTCAAATCCGATAAGTCTGCGGCTTCGGTTCCCGGTCAAAGGACAGCATAAAATAT ATACTCTGGACAAGACTATACATCAAGCGGCTTtgaaatgtatacaaaaaatgtcCAAAATAGAAGCTGAACAGGCGCACGCCGcgtaa
- the LOC119831836 gene encoding activating signal cointegrator 1 isoform X1: protein MDQWLKESLSRILDFEVPEDLIKYVLSIENQADLNEYMKTLIDFDNSQHKTFFDELCKRKFPTKASSLPRQPKKKISKNKPQIETKEVKPSETISNEETKNKKRTKFVNLYSQEGKNAQVVLIKGRLHCDCQASKHELINNCLQCGRIVCKQEGSGPCLFCGHLVCTPQEQKEINAKTKSSAKLMESLMERNRPKGWEAAVSHRNRLLEYDRTSERRTKVTDDDSDYFNANSVWLSASEKEKLQKYQQSLHDKKHASRLNKKMTFDFGGRQVVEDNTIDYDVDEDHIRSITSGNPNANSQLLRSDLLANMSSDRDVAPGVNANLLQFDESITGNYGASRPNWSVHSRIQDAELQEMVDTGKCLSMHQPWASLLVEGIKLHEGRTWYTSHRGRLWIAATVKPADPGLVRDLENRYRVLYPEKQFKFPSFYPTGCLLGCVNVDDCLPQEEYEKIYPDGEGDSPYMFICSNPISLRLRFPVKGQHKIYTLDKTIHQAALKCIQKMSKIEAEQAHAA, encoded by the exons atggACCAGTGGTTGAAAGAGAGTCTATCCAGGATATTAGACTTTGAAGTACCTGAAGATCTTataaa aTATGTGCTCTCCATAGAAAATCAAGCTGATCTAAATGAATACATGAAAActttaatagattttgataACTCACagcataaaacattttttgatgAGCTTTGTAAGAGAAAGTTTCCCACAAAAG CGTCTTCCCTACCACGTCAACCCAAAAAGAAGATTTCGAAAAATAAGCCACAAATAGAGACTAAAGAAGTGAAACCCTCTGAAACAATAAGCAATgaggaaacaaaaaataaaaagaggaCAAAATTTGTCAACCTTTATTCGCAGGAAGGGAAGAATGCCCaagttgttttaataaaag GCAGACTTCACTGCGACTGTCAGGCTTCCAAACATgagcttataaataattgcttaCAATGTGGACGCATTGTTTGCAAGCAGGAAGGTTCTGGTCCCTGCCTATTCTGTGGACATTTG GTATGCACTCCCCAAGAGCAAAAAGAAATCAATGCTAAGACCAAATCAAGTGCCAAGTTAATGGAGTCACTGATGGAACGCAATAGGCCCAAGGGCTGGGAAGCTgctgtatcccataggaatagaCTTTTGGAGTATGATAGAACaag CGAACGCCGCACCAAAGTGACGGACGATGACAGCGACTATTTCAACGCTAACAGCGTATGGTTGAGCGCTAGTGAGAAAGAGAAACTGCAGAAGTATCAACAGTCACTTCACGATAAAAAACATGCGTCGAGGCTTAATAAGAAGATGACCTTTGACTTCGGTG GTCGTCAAGTGGTAGAAGATAACACAATAGATTACGACGTGGATGAAGATCACATACGCAGTATAACCAGTGGGAACCCCAATGCCAATAGCCAATTGTTGAGGAGCGACTTGTTGGCTAACATGTCCTCTGATAGGGACGTCGCGCCGGGGGTCAATGCTAACTTGTTACAG TTCGATGAATCAATAACCGGCAATTACGGGGCAAGCAGACCGAACTGGTCCGTTCATTCCCGCATCCAAGATGCGGAGTTACAGGAGATGGTGGACACGGGCAAGTGCCTGTCCATGCACCAACCCTGGGCGTCTCTGCTTGTGGAGGGGATCAAGct GCACGAGGGTCGCACGTGGTATACGAGCCATCGCGGCAGGTTGTGGATAGCGGCTACGGTTAAACCGGCCGACCCTGGCCTTGTCCGGGACTTGGAGAATAGATACAGGGTGCTCTATCCGG AGAAGCAATTCAAGTTTCCATCTTTCTATCCCACTGGATGTTTGCTGGGGTGCGTCAATGTTGATGACTGTCTGCCGCAAGAAGAGTATGAGAAAAT ctATCCGGACGGCGAAGGCGACAGTCcctatatgtttatttgcTCAAATCCGATAAGTCTGCGGCTTCGGTTCCCGGTCAAAGGACAGCATAAAATAT ATACTCTGGACAAGACTATACATCAAGCGGCTTtgaaatgtatacaaaaaatgtcCAAAATAGAAGCTGAACAGGCGCACGCCGcgtaa
- the LOC119831838 gene encoding NADH dehydrogenase [ubiquinone] iron-sulfur protein 5-like, translated as MSISPFLRSPFTDLTGGMYSHQLLGTCQKQEMRYMDCLEAYGLDRGRNKCAHLFEDFHECQTKTKQFKRFVAMRKERERQIAEGKLTGDNKYVTPRVDSF; from the exons ATGTCGATATCTCCGTTTCTCCGTTCTCCATTCACGGACCTGACCGGAGGCATGTACAGCCACCAACTGTTGGGTACATGTCAAAAGCAAGAGATGCGCTACATGGACTGCCTTGAAGCGTACGGATTAGACCGCGGTAGAAACAAGTGCGCACACCTATTCGAGGACTTTCATGAATGCCAAACAAAAACCAAGCAATTTAAGAGATTTGTG GCAATGCGCAAGGAACGTGAGCGTCAAATTGCTGAAGGCAAATTGACAGGagacaataaatatgtaacaccAAGAGTTGatagcttttaa
- the LOC119831997 gene encoding NADH dehydrogenase [ubiquinone] iron-sulfur protein 5-like, whose translation MSDIVSPAIRTVFTDITGAMLSYQMLGRCAKQEMDMMNCMEAYGYGRGLRKCKDYIDEYHECHTRKKQFARFVAMRKERERQIACGQLTGDKRYVTPRIDSY comes from the exons atGTCGGATATTGTTTCTCCCGCTATCCGCACAGTTTTCACCGACATTACGGGCGCAATGCTTAGTTATCAGATGTTAGGGCGTTGTGCAAAGCAAGAGATGGATATGATGAATTGTATGGAGGCATACGGATATGGCCGAGGTTTGCGTAAATGCAAGGATTATATAGACGAGTATCATGAGTGCCATACGAGAAAGAAACAATTTGCGAGATTTGTG gccATGCGTAAGGAGCGAGAAAGACAAATAGCTTGCGGCCAGCTGACTGGAGACAAACGATATGTAACACCAAGAATCGACAGTTATTGA